A window of Vulpes lagopus strain Blue_001 chromosome 16, ASM1834538v1, whole genome shotgun sequence genomic DNA:
AGTCTCCAGCTGTGTTTAGAATTTTCCTAGTGTTGTAAGTAAAATTGTGTCTGTGCCCAAAAAGATacgtacctgtgaatgtgaccttatttggaaattgtGTATCAGCAGGTATAATCAAATTAAGATGAGATAGTGGATtaatgactgatgtccttataagacaagggaaatttggacagagaTACACCAGGAGAGTACCAtgtggacacacagacacagacattGCCTTGTGACAGTGGAGGCAGAGATTGCAATGGTAGCCAAGGATTGTTGGCAGCCATCAGAAGCTAGGAAGAAGCCAGGGGGAGGATCTTCTGCTAGAGCCTTCTGACgtcttgattttggatttttcgcctttagaactgtgagaaaataaattcctgtttcaGTCCATTCAGTTTATGGTACCTGGTTGTGGCAGCCCTAGAAGTCTAATACAGATTTCACTATTAGAAAGTGGGGTGCTGTTGTAACAAATAGCTGCAAGTCAGGAAGTGGCTTTGGAATTAGGTAATGGGTAGAATTGGAAAATTTTACACACTTGATAGAAAAGGCCCAGTTTTCCTTGAAGAAAGTGTTGGTAGAACTTTGAACATTAAAGGCAGTTCTGGTAGGGgctcagaaaggagaaaagagctTTAGAGAAAGCTTTGTCTTAGCGAATACATGTATCATGTTGAGCAGAATGTTGCTAGAAATAATGGACGTTAAAGGGGCTTCCGGTGAGATCTGATGAGGAACATACTGAACACCAGAGAGACGATTGTCCTTGCTGTAAAGTGACAATACCTGGctgaattatattttactattggaagaaaaataaaacttgtaagTGATGAACTTGGATATTTAGTTGAAATTTCCTAACAAAGTATGGAAAGTAGCAAAGATTTCTCCTtgctacttaaataaaaatgtaagaggAATGAGAAATCGAGGAAGGaactggttaaaaaaaaggaaccagcAATTgatctggaaaattctcagccttaCCCAAAGAGCATACTCTGGAGAGAAAGCCCAGAGTGGTGGCTCTGGTGAGATGAAGTATATGATTCATAGATGTAGTCAACCATCTCTAACCCCAATAAAAGGGTCCCAGACAAAATGAAGGAAGGCTGGGATTCTGTACTTCCGGATTCTACAGGAAGGAAACTGGCCAGTAGGGCTACCTGGCTGTGAAGAAGTGTCTCTCCttcaagaagagggaagaaggacaCATAGTAGCTCTGAGATCTAAGACGAAGGGACTGCAGAGGCCAGTTGGCTGCACTGCTACCAGGGGCCCAGAGGActatctttttttcaaattcataCTCGCCATTTCTTAATTGCTCGCATTAGGAACAGGAAAGGTGTATTCCCTCTTGCTTCCAGACACTGATTTAAGATCttggatgattttatttccttgtttatgtAACTAACTCATCACAGATGCTGATACTCAAGTTAATCCTTCTGAAAACTTGTCCAAGGACAGACAACTTTTCtctagccttttttcttttctttgagaaagCAAAActatataatacatgtaatttATCTAAGATTAAGTCAGTCCCCAGTAAGTTCCAGTGCTTTGggttgtttttgagattttttttaaactttctcatTAAATCTAACACAGAAAGGTAAACCAAACACATTTACACAGCAAAAATTTGTCATAAAGAGAATATCTGTAGAGTTCTCATGCCAGAGCCCTAAAGTTCCTTTGAGCTCCCCTATCACCTAGGCTGTCCTGCTCCCCCTTTCAATAACTACTGTTCTGATTTTTATGGTAGgagctttcttatttttaacagttttactGACTAAACATGGGTCTTTAAACACTGcagtttaattttgtaaaagtttTGAATTTGATGTAAACCAGGATCATAGAGGTCTTTATTgggttcttcattttttttttttttaatttttatttatttatgatagtcacagagagagagagagagaggcagagacacaggcagagggagaagcaggctccatgcaccggaagcctgacgtgggattcgatcccgggtctccaggatcgcgccctgggccaaaggcaggcgctaaaccgctgcgccacccagggatccctggttcttCATTTCACATTATGTttgagagtgtttttttttttttttaatatagttgacacattaatgtttcattagtttcaggtgtatgacttAATGACTTGACAGGTTTGTATATTATGCTATCTGTTCatccacaagtgtagctgccactTGTCTGGTGATATCactattacagtattattgactgtgttccttatgctgtgccttttattcctgtgacttactcattccataactggaaccTATTTTTCCCTCTCACCTTCACCCAATTTGTTCAaactcctctccctcctctttgcaaccattagtttcttctctttttatagatctgatttcctctttattttgggagtttgtgtgtgtgtgtgtgggggggggtgtttgGATTCCATTTACGAGTAGAATTGTGAGGATGTGaggtttatggttttttttttttttattttatttattcataagagacagagagaggcagagatgtcaggaagatttttttttttgtcagagattttttttttttttttttttaaaggtcacgTTTACTAATCTAGCACCATAATTCCAGTCAGGCCTTCTCAAGTGGctgggaggaagaagggatgaGGTGAGGAAGATGGAAAGGGTGGTTCTTAACTTCTGGCCCCATCTGTGCTCTCAGGCAAGGCAGGATCTAGCAAAGAGGAAAATGGTTGAggctggaatttaaaacaaaagcttctGGTTCAGATGATAAGGAGGCCCTCAAGAACAGCAGAATCAATGTATCCAAAAGGCAGTGCTGGAATTCGCCTCATGAACTAGGGGGTTTCTTCTTGGCATCCaagtcctttttaatttcttctagttttttagCCACGTTTGGTATGTCATAGTTCTGAGCCAGATACATTCCAACCACGTTGCCAAAAGTAAATCCAAGCAGGAACTGGAGCATGGTGTCGGCGCGGAgggcggaggcagagggagaaacaggctccatgtagggagcctgacatgggacttgatcccaggtctccaggatcaacaccctgggctcaaggcgctgctaaaccaatgagccacctgggctgccctgttttttgttttttgttttttgttttcaagatttatttatttgagagggagagtgcatCCAAGCAcatacatgagcagggggaggttcgagaaagagggagagagagaatgttaagcagactctctgaagatctctgtttttaaaaccctgagatcttgacctgagcccaaaccaagagtctgatgcttacccagctgagccacccgggcaccccagaggtttttttttttttttttttttttcatgttgtatGTAGCTGTAATACAGTCCCTTTCACTGGAATAATCAATCATATCATGCTTTGTTGCACAAATATACCCCTGTTATCCTTTCTACTGTGAATGGATATTCAGGTACCACCAGGGTGGGACTATTAGAAATCTGCTGTGTGTGATCATAGTTGTTAATGACTCatgatacatatatatgcatgcatttttGTTGGTAAAGTTGCTTGGTTTTAGGTTATGTTTATCTTCAACTGGAATAGATAATGCCagagttttctaaaatatttgtgtCAATTTCTATTTCCACCAGCAGCATCtgagtttctcttcctttctccacatctttgccaatatttattgtgtttttaattttagtcattttggtAATTGTGTATGAGTTTCTTATGtgcgtttttgttttgtttgcatttctccTAGTACCAATGAGGTGGAATGTGTTTTTACATGTtcttttggtcattttcttttgCAAGGTACCTTTTCAAGTagtttgcccatttttttctgggttgtctatttttccttccgTATTAGTAGTCTTAAATATTCTGAATGTGAACCTTTTGTTAAATGTTAAACTCTCAACCATGCTTTCATAGGACAGagaaataactaaatataataagaatattaCTTGCCTTTTATCAGTCTCTTTGCACTAACAGctttctttgcattatttctttaatggtCACAGCAGTGATATGTACTGCTACTATGGTTAGTAGTTTACTgctaaggaaactgaagcttatgGTGGCCAGCTTCTCCCAAGGACTTACTGAGACGTAGTTGAGCTGAGATTTAAACTTGGACTCTGGCTTCAGGTTGTTAACTGTAAGTTTTTACCTATAGTAAGTTCTAAAAAATAATCTgagcctgctttttaaaaaaagatgaaatgtgaTTAGAACTAAGTTAATGGACTGTGGCAT
This region includes:
- the LOC121476946 gene encoding short transmembrane mitochondrial protein 1-like, giving the protein MLQFLLGFTFGNVVGMYLAQNYDIPNVAKKLEEIKKDLDAKKKPPSS